A section of the Microbacterium forte genome encodes:
- the paaZ gene encoding phenylacetic acid degradation bifunctional protein PaaZ: MTEYLPSYIQGEWWTPTSPARFTEVRDASTGDVVTLVSTDGLDLAGALAHARSVGQKSLGALTFHQRAVLLKQFALALTERKDELYALSARTGATKSDSWVDIDGGIGVLFSYSGKGRRELPNSRVHVDGPVEPLSKDGSFLGRHVYTTLPGVAVQINAFNFPVWGSLEKFAPAFLAGMPTLVKPATPTGYLAEAMVRILVESGLLPDGSLQLVSGSVPDLFENLRLGDIVGFTGSASTAESLKAHPAVQTGGVRFTAETDSINASVLGTDAIEGTPEFDAYVRQLVTEMTTKAGQKCTAIRRAIVPTGSADAVIAAVQARITERTVLGDPRAEGATMGPLASTAQRDEVLRQVAKLQDAGGQIVVGSTDAPEVRLADGTTALSPDGAFVSPLLLRFDDPQSDAAHSVEAFGPVSSLLTYDTIADAAALVARGGGSLVTSIATHDPVQAVELATRIAPFNGRMLLLDRDDARSSTGHGSPLPNLVHGGPGRAGGGEELGGIRAVLHHMQRTAVQGSPEMLTALTGVWHAGAAARSGGRHPFRKSLAELLIGDQIVSASREVTLDDIETFAHFTGDTFYAHMDDAAAAANPFFPGRVAHGYLLVSWAAGLFVDPEPGPVLANYGLENLRFITPVSPGDTIRVELTAKQITPRETDDYGEVRWDAVIRNQADELVATYDVLTLVSKESTSEVAAA; this comes from the coding sequence ATGACCGAGTATCTGCCGAGCTACATCCAGGGCGAGTGGTGGACGCCGACTTCGCCCGCACGATTCACCGAGGTCCGTGACGCGTCCACCGGCGATGTGGTCACGCTGGTCTCCACCGACGGCCTCGACCTCGCGGGGGCGCTTGCCCATGCCCGATCCGTGGGGCAGAAGAGCCTCGGTGCGCTCACCTTCCATCAGCGCGCGGTGCTGCTCAAGCAGTTCGCCCTGGCGCTCACCGAGCGCAAGGACGAGCTCTATGCGCTGTCGGCGCGCACGGGCGCGACGAAGAGCGACTCCTGGGTCGACATCGACGGCGGCATCGGCGTGCTGTTCTCGTATTCCGGCAAGGGGCGGCGCGAACTGCCGAACAGCCGCGTGCACGTCGACGGCCCCGTCGAGCCGCTCTCGAAGGACGGCTCGTTCCTCGGGCGCCACGTCTACACGACGCTGCCGGGAGTCGCCGTGCAGATCAACGCCTTCAACTTCCCCGTGTGGGGGTCGCTGGAGAAGTTCGCACCGGCTTTCCTCGCCGGCATGCCGACGCTCGTGAAGCCCGCGACGCCGACCGGATATCTCGCCGAGGCGATGGTGCGCATCCTCGTCGAGTCGGGCCTGCTGCCGGACGGATCGCTGCAGCTGGTGAGCGGCAGCGTCCCCGACCTCTTCGAGAACCTGCGCCTCGGCGACATCGTCGGCTTCACCGGCAGCGCCTCGACAGCCGAGAGCCTGAAGGCCCACCCCGCCGTGCAGACCGGCGGAGTGCGGTTCACCGCGGAGACCGACTCGATCAACGCCTCGGTGCTCGGCACCGACGCCATCGAGGGCACCCCGGAGTTCGACGCCTACGTCCGCCAGCTCGTCACCGAGATGACCACCAAGGCCGGGCAGAAGTGCACGGCGATCCGCCGGGCGATCGTGCCGACCGGGTCGGCGGATGCCGTGATCGCCGCCGTGCAGGCGCGCATCACCGAGAGGACGGTGCTGGGCGATCCCCGCGCCGAAGGTGCGACGATGGGCCCCCTCGCCTCGACCGCGCAGCGCGACGAGGTGCTGCGTCAGGTCGCGAAGCTGCAGGACGCCGGCGGACAGATCGTGGTGGGGTCGACGGATGCTCCCGAGGTGCGGCTCGCAGACGGAACCACCGCGCTCTCGCCCGACGGCGCGTTCGTCTCGCCGCTGCTGCTGCGCTTCGACGATCCGCAGTCCGACGCCGCGCACTCGGTCGAGGCGTTCGGTCCGGTGTCGTCCCTGCTCACCTACGACACCATCGCCGACGCCGCCGCACTCGTCGCCCGCGGCGGCGGCTCGCTCGTCACCAGCATCGCGACGCACGATCCGGTGCAGGCGGTCGAGCTGGCCACGCGCATCGCGCCGTTCAACGGTCGGATGCTGCTGCTCGACCGCGACGACGCGCGCTCCTCGACCGGTCACGGGTCTCCCCTGCCGAACCTCGTGCACGGCGGGCCCGGTCGGGCAGGAGGCGGCGAGGAGCTCGGCGGCATCCGCGCGGTGCTGCACCACATGCAGCGCACTGCGGTGCAGGGATCGCCCGAGATGCTCACGGCGTTGACCGGTGTCTGGCACGCGGGAGCCGCGGCGCGCAGCGGCGGTCGGCATCCGTTCCGCAAGTCGCTCGCGGAGCTCCTGATCGGAGATCAGATCGTCTCGGCATCACGCGAGGTCACCCTCGACGACATCGAGACCTTCGCGCACTTCACCGGTGACACGTTCTACGCCCACATGGACGACGCGGCGGCCGCAGCGAACCCGTTCTTCCCCGGCCGTGTGGCACACGGGTACCTGCTGGTCTCGTGGGCGGCCGGTCTGTTCGTCGACCCCGAACCGGGCCCCGTGCTCGCGAACTACGGTCTCGAGAATCTGCGGTTC